The segment GGTGGTACGCCTCCAGCGCGACCGCCCGTGCGGCGTCCACGGCGGCCCGCACCTGCGGCTCAGCCGCGGCGAGCTGCCCCTGCACCCCGGCGACCATCTTCTCCCAGATCCGCGGCACCCCGAAGAACGAGACCGGCCGGATCCGGACCAGCCCGGCGAGCAGCTGCGCCGGATCGGGGCAGATGGTCACGTGCCCGGCCCGGTAGATCGGGTTGTAGATGCCGAGGATGCGCTCGGCGATGTGGGCCAGCGGAAGGTACGCCAGCGAGGCGGCATGATCCGGCACATCGACCGTGGCCTCGAGCACCACCGACTGGTAGATCACGTTGCCGTGGCTGAGCACCACACCCTTCGGGTCGCCGGTGGTGCCCGAGGTGTAGAGCAGGGTGACCGGCTGCTCGGGGCGCACCTCACGCCACGTCTTCTCGAACGTGACGAGGTCCGGCTCGCCGGCCATGAGCTGCCGCAGGCTCACCAGCCCGTCACCCTCGGCGTCGAGAACCACGACGTGGCGCACCTGGGGCAGGTCGGCGAGGAGCGGCCTCCACCGCTCCAGCTCCTTCTCGCCCTCCAGCACGATGATCTCGGCGGCGCTGTGCCGGGCCAGGTAGGCGAGCTGCTCGGGGGAGAGCGTCGCGTACACCGTGGACGGCACCGCGCCGAGGTGGGCGGCGGCCAGGTCGACCAGCCAGTGCTCGGGCCGGCTGGACATCTGGATCAGCATGCGGTCGCCGGAGCGCAGGCCGAGGTCGGCGAGCCCCCGGGACAGCACGGCGACCTCGTCACGCAGCTCACGCCACGTGCGGGTGCGGTCGTCGCCGAGCACGCTGAGCGCCGGCAGGTCGGGGAACTCGGTGGCGTTGCGGTGCAGCAGGGCGGGAATCGTCAGGCCGCGGACGGTGTCGGCGCACCGCTGGGCGAGGTCGGCATCCATCGTGTTGCCTCCTTCGAGGCTTGTGACGCTCGGCACATCCTCCATCGCCGCGACTGTAAACGCCGATTAACTTCTTTGGGAAGGGGCGTGGTCGATCCGTCGGCAAGATTGCGAATCTTGGCTAACTTTCAGGCCGTCAGGACGGTGCACATCAGCCGCACCAGGTGGGTGTCCATCCCGGTGCGCCGGTCGAACCGCACCCACCGGCTCAGATCGGCCACCACGTTGAGCGCCGCGTGCACCAGCACCCGCGCCTCGGCGGCCGGCACCTCGGGACGCAGCCGGCCGAGCAGCCCCACCCACTCCTCGACGTGCAGCCGCTGCACCTTGCGCAGCTCGTGCCGGTCGGCGTCGGGCAGATTGTTGTTCTCCGCCAGGTAGACCGAGACCAGGGCACTGCGCTCGAAGGTCAGCTCGACATAGGACTCGGCCATCCGGCGCAGCGCGTCGGCGTCCCCGTCGGCACGC is part of the Actinoplanes sp. NBC_00393 genome and harbors:
- a CDS encoding AMP-dependent synthetase/ligase, translating into MDADLAQRCADTVRGLTIPALLHRNATEFPDLPALSVLGDDRTRTWRELRDEVAVLSRGLADLGLRSGDRMLIQMSSRPEHWLVDLAAAHLGAVPSTVYATLSPEQLAYLARHSAAEIIVLEGEKELERWRPLLADLPQVRHVVVLDAEGDGLVSLRQLMAGEPDLVTFEKTWREVRPEQPVTLLYTSGTTGDPKGVVLSHGNVIYQSVVLEATVDVPDHAASLAYLPLAHIAERILGIYNPIYRAGHVTICPDPAQLLAGLVRIRPVSFFGVPRIWEKMVAGVQGQLAAAEPQVRAAVDAARAVALEAYHLRAAEKPVPPELAAKLAVLDEKVLKPLRARLGLDNMIHAGSGAAPIPVEVLLYLAGLGVDVLEVWGMTETTGTATINTPTHFRTGTVGRVNAGMELKLAEDGEILVRGPLVCLGYLRADGGVDPVTDADGWLATGDVGTLDDDGYLTITDRKKELIINSSGKNISPAQIENLLRAHPLIAQAVAIGDRRPYVTALIALDEEMVPVWAAKQGITAAGLAELAAEPALVAEITAAVEAANSKLARPEQVKTFRVLPTGWTPESGELTPTLKLRRRIIQERYATEIDQLYG